The following is a genomic window from Acidobacteriota bacterium.
ACTGGGATCGGCTCGATTACGTTGCCGCGGTTTCAAACGACCTGGTTTATGTCGAAGCCGTCGAGAAATTGTTGCAGGTCGAAGTGCCGCGTCGCGCTCAGTATTTGCGGGTGATTTTAACCGAACTGCAACGCATTGCTTCGCATCTGCTGTGGCTTGGCACCCACGCCATTGATATTGGCGCAGTCACTGTGCTGCTTTATTGTTTCCGCGAGCGCGAAGAGATTTTGAAAATCTTTGAAGATTTCATCGGCGCGCGCTTAACGGCGCATGCGTTTCGCATCGGTGGTTTGTGGTGGGATGCTTACCCGGAATTTGTTGAGCGGGTGCGCGCCTTTATTCAGATGATGCCCGGTCGCATTGATGAATACGAAACCCTGTTGAACACCAATCGCATCTGGCTGTCGCGCACGGTCGGCATCGGACATATCTCTGCCGAAGACGCGATCAATTACAGTTTGACGGGTCCTGTGCTGCGCGGGTCGGGGGTCAAATATGACATTCGCAAAGCCAATCCCTACTCGGCGTATTCCGAATTCGATTTTGAAGTTCCGATTGGCGAAAACGGCGACACCTATGACCGTTATCTTTGCCGCATGGCTGAACTCAGGCAATCGCTGCTTATCATTGAACAGGCATTGAATGGATTGCCGGAGGGACCGGTGATGGCGAAGGTGCCCAAGATTATCAAACCGCCGGTTGGCGAAGTGTATCATTCGATTGAAGCGCCGAAAGGTGAAATCGGCGTTTATCTGGTGAGCGATGGAACCGGTAAACCCTATCGCATGCGTATTCGTCCGCCTTCATTTATTAATCTGCAAGCGTTGAAGAAGATGTCCATCGGGCATCTGGTCGCAGATGTTGTGGCAATCATCGGAACGATTGACATCGTTCTGGGCGAAGTTGACAGGTAATTTCAGTAATGAGTGATGAGTTATCGCTCGTCATTCTTTACTCATCACTGATCACTGAAGAACTATGCAAGCACTCCTAACTATAACGTTGTTTGTTGCGCCGGAATGGGTGAGAAATCTGACAGGCGAAAAATTGCCCAATGTTTTCTGGGCTGAATATGTCGTCTGGCCGCTCGTTCAAATTATTGTTGTGCTTTTCATCATTCTGACGCTGGTGGCTTATCTGGTTTATGTCGAGCGTAAGGTATCGGCATTCATGCAGGCGCGACTCGGGCCGATGCGCGTTGGTCCTTGGGGACTATTGCAACCGGCTGCCGACGGACTCAAACTCTTACTCAAAGAAGACATCATTCCGATTAAAGCCGACAAAGCGATTTTCCAACTCGCGCCGATTATTTCGGTCGCCGCGGCACTCGTTGTGCTGGCGGTCATTCCCTGGGGCGCGGCTTGGGCAACAATTGCCAACGTCAACATCGGCTTGCTGTTCATTCTCGCGGTGTCCTCGGTCGGGGTGCTTGGTTTAGTGCTTGCCGGTTGGTCATCGAATTCAAAATATTCATTGCTTGGGGCGCTTCGTTCATCGGCACAGATGGTGAGCTATGAAATCGGCATGGGACTTTCAATCATCGGGGCATTGATGTTTGCCCGCACCCTGTCGATGAACGGCATCATTGAAGCCCAACGCGCCGATGGCATCTGGTATTTTCTTTTTCAACCGCTCGGCTTTCTGGTTTATATCATCAGCGCGCTTGGCGAAACCAACCGCGCGCCATTCGATTTACCCGAAGCCGAATCCGAACTCGTCGCCGGTTATCACACGGAGTATTCGGGCTTTCGCTGGGCGCTGTTTTTTATGGCGGAATACACCGCGATGATTGTCACGTCGGCAATTGCGGTTACACTCTTTTTAGGCGGCTGGTCGTTTCCAGGATTGGATTTGATTAAAGACCCGAATATCTATGTGATTGCCAGCGTCCTGGTTTTTGCCGCAAAAGTCATGGCGTTGATTTACGCTTATATGTGGTTCCGCTGGACGTGGCCGCGTTATCGTTACGATCAGTTGATGGAACTCGGTTGGAAATGGATGATTCC
Proteins encoded in this region:
- a CDS encoding NADH-quinone oxidoreductase subunit D — encoded protein: MQSIEVTKPHETLLDTEEMVLNMGPQHPSTHGVLRVILKLDGETVTDLDCDVGYLHRGVEKIAENCTYQMITPYWDRLDYVAAVSNDLVYVEAVEKLLQVEVPRRAQYLRVILTELQRIASHLLWLGTHAIDIGAVTVLLYCFREREEILKIFEDFIGARLTAHAFRIGGLWWDAYPEFVERVRAFIQMMPGRIDEYETLLNTNRIWLSRTVGIGHISAEDAINYSLTGPVLRGSGVKYDIRKANPYSAYSEFDFEVPIGENGDTYDRYLCRMAELRQSLLIIEQALNGLPEGPVMAKVPKIIKPPVGEVYHSIEAPKGEIGVYLVSDGTGKPYRMRIRPPSFINLQALKKMSIGHLVADVVAIIGTIDIVLGEVDR
- the nuoH gene encoding NADH-quinone oxidoreductase subunit NuoH; translated protein: MQALLTITLFVAPEWVRNLTGEKLPNVFWAEYVVWPLVQIIVVLFIILTLVAYLVYVERKVSAFMQARLGPMRVGPWGLLQPAADGLKLLLKEDIIPIKADKAIFQLAPIISVAAALVVLAVIPWGAAWATIANVNIGLLFILAVSSVGVLGLVLAGWSSNSKYSLLGALRSSAQMVSYEIGMGLSIIGALMFARTLSMNGIIEAQRADGIWYFLFQPLGFLVYIISALGETNRAPFDLPEAESELVAGYHTEYSGFRWALFFMAEYTAMIVTSAIAVTLFLGGWSFPGLDLIKDPNIYVIASVLVFAAKVMALIYAYMWFRWTWPRYRYDQLMELGWKWMIPAGLVNIVLTGILYVLAMPKSRGGFFDFMHEVNGRLTPTGAGKVFFIVTGFLITIPVSWAILAYINRHSPDFNLDEQRQLQIALRRERLKKIEAQSPAESN